Proteins found in one Hyla sarda isolate aHylSar1 chromosome 7, aHylSar1.hap1, whole genome shotgun sequence genomic segment:
- the LOC130282761 gene encoding homeobox protein prophet of Pit-1-like isoform X2, with protein sequence MAGSSPINGKVRRRRTVYSRTHLDLLLKTFETNPYPGISVREKLSHITGVHESRIQVWFQNRRARKNKKIPQDIENLPQEEKWLPFHPVASRVNQSAWPEKELCRIGFHEKVQPTYKHYDAPMYPLSHLHMNTFVGPQHLNYGFPCQATNTLSSGPMRPIDCTVQPFHPYIQAVSSSHLPNGIVPMERNISEYPPSLVKTPEPVHGASQDSSLQDILEEFQPCWTEVAGHFSDVPDDLLGLF encoded by the exons ATGGCAGGGTCCAGCCCTATAAATGGGAAGGTTAGGAGGAGGCGAACTGTCTACAGCCGAACACATCTGGATCTGTTGCTTAAAACATTTGAAACAAACCCATATCCAGGCATCTCAGTGAGGGAAAAACTGTCCCACATCACAGGGGTACATGAATCCAGAATCCAG gtttGGTTCCAAAATAGAAGAGCAAGAAAGAACAAGAAGATTCCCCAAGACATAGAGAATCTTCCTCAGGAAGAGAAATGGCTGCCGTTTCATCCAGTAGCTTCTCGAGTTAACCAGTCAGCATGGCCTGAGAAAGAGCTCTGTAGAATAGGATTCCATGAAAAAGTCCAGCCTACCTACAAGCACTACGATGCTCCAATGTATCCCCTGAGCCACTTACATATGAACACTTTTGTTGGCCCTCAGCATCTTAACTATGGCTTTCCTTGCCAGGCAACAAATACATTATCATCTGGTCCAATGAGACCTATTGACTGCACTGTGCAACCATTTCATCCATACATACAAGCCGTTTCCAGCAGTCACTTGCCTAATGGAATTGTCCCCATGGAAAGAAACATTTCTGAATACCCTCCATCCTTGGTCAAGACACCAGAGCCTGTTCACGGAGCTTCTCAAGATTCCTCTTTACAAGACATCCTGGAAGAATTCCAGCCTTGCTGGACAGAAGTAGCCGGTCATTTCAGTGATGTTCCTGATGACCTGTTGGGATTATTTTAA
- the LOC130282761 gene encoding homeobox protein prophet of Pit-1-like isoform X1, with translation MIELDSKMRDGQHMAGSSPINGKVRRRRTVYSRTHLDLLLKTFETNPYPGISVREKLSHITGVHESRIQVWFQNRRARKNKKIPQDIENLPQEEKWLPFHPVASRVNQSAWPEKELCRIGFHEKVQPTYKHYDAPMYPLSHLHMNTFVGPQHLNYGFPCQATNTLSSGPMRPIDCTVQPFHPYIQAVSSSHLPNGIVPMERNISEYPPSLVKTPEPVHGASQDSSLQDILEEFQPCWTEVAGHFSDVPDDLLGLF, from the exons ATGATAGAGCTGGACAGCAAAATGAGAG ATGGACAACACATGGCAGGGTCCAGCCCTATAAATGGGAAGGTTAGGAGGAGGCGAACTGTCTACAGCCGAACACATCTGGATCTGTTGCTTAAAACATTTGAAACAAACCCATATCCAGGCATCTCAGTGAGGGAAAAACTGTCCCACATCACAGGGGTACATGAATCCAGAATCCAG gtttGGTTCCAAAATAGAAGAGCAAGAAAGAACAAGAAGATTCCCCAAGACATAGAGAATCTTCCTCAGGAAGAGAAATGGCTGCCGTTTCATCCAGTAGCTTCTCGAGTTAACCAGTCAGCATGGCCTGAGAAAGAGCTCTGTAGAATAGGATTCCATGAAAAAGTCCAGCCTACCTACAAGCACTACGATGCTCCAATGTATCCCCTGAGCCACTTACATATGAACACTTTTGTTGGCCCTCAGCATCTTAACTATGGCTTTCCTTGCCAGGCAACAAATACATTATCATCTGGTCCAATGAGACCTATTGACTGCACTGTGCAACCATTTCATCCATACATACAAGCCGTTTCCAGCAGTCACTTGCCTAATGGAATTGTCCCCATGGAAAGAAACATTTCTGAATACCCTCCATCCTTGGTCAAGACACCAGAGCCTGTTCACGGAGCTTCTCAAGATTCCTCTTTACAAGACATCCTGGAAGAATTCCAGCCTTGCTGGACAGAAGTAGCCGGTCATTTCAGTGATGTTCCTGATGACCTGTTGGGATTATTTTAA